A region of Pirellulaceae bacterium DNA encodes the following proteins:
- a CDS encoding aldose 1-epimerase family protein, translating to MAKQSWKIIDVDQNVYLDSLQVNPTQVSDAPDSFKIRKWTHRGGLSEGVDEIRIHNGQFEFSVLPTRGMGLWKAWWNADFELGWQSPTRGPVHPNFVPLMEPSGLGWLDGFDELLCRCGAESNGAPDFDEQGRLTYPLHGRLANLPAQEVNVSVDGDQIIVRGVVNEKRFHFAKLQLTTTIKTRFGQPGLEIHDEVRNLSATETTMQMLYHTNFGSPLLGAGAELILPAEVVVPRNEWAAEGVGHWSTYSEPKAGMPERVYFFKMHADSKGDTQALLRNANSSRGVSLHWNTKQLPCFTQWKNETALQDGYVTGLEPGTNFPNPRSFEEAEERVVKLPGGGSHQMELGMTVHPDATSVRQAEAAVAKIQAGRQPKLYEAPQQGWCDMS from the coding sequence ATGGCTAAGCAAAGCTGGAAAATCATCGATGTGGATCAAAATGTCTATCTCGATTCCTTGCAGGTAAATCCAACTCAGGTCTCTGACGCCCCCGATTCGTTCAAGATTCGGAAATGGACGCACCGAGGTGGTTTGAGTGAAGGCGTCGATGAAATTCGAATTCACAACGGCCAGTTTGAGTTTTCAGTGCTGCCAACGCGCGGGATGGGGCTTTGGAAAGCATGGTGGAACGCCGATTTTGAATTGGGCTGGCAGTCACCTACGCGAGGGCCCGTGCATCCAAACTTTGTTCCGTTGATGGAACCGTCTGGATTGGGCTGGCTCGATGGCTTTGATGAATTGTTGTGTCGTTGCGGAGCCGAGAGCAATGGAGCGCCCGACTTTGATGAGCAAGGGCGCCTTACTTATCCCTTGCATGGACGATTGGCAAATCTGCCGGCTCAAGAAGTTAATGTTTCAGTCGATGGCGATCAGATCATTGTTCGCGGAGTCGTTAATGAGAAACGATTTCACTTTGCAAAGTTGCAACTCACGACAACGATTAAGACGCGGTTCGGACAACCGGGTTTAGAAATTCATGATGAGGTGCGAAACCTGTCAGCAACTGAAACTACGATGCAGATGCTTTATCACACGAATTTTGGCTCCCCCCTCTTGGGCGCAGGCGCCGAATTGATCTTGCCTGCTGAAGTTGTCGTGCCGCGTAACGAGTGGGCTGCTGAAGGGGTTGGGCATTGGTCGACTTATTCCGAGCCGAAGGCAGGCATGCCGGAGCGGGTTTACTTTTTCAAAATGCATGCGGATAGCAAGGGCGACACACAGGCGCTGTTGCGAAATGCCAATTCTTCTCGAGGCGTTTCGTTGCATTGGAATACAAAGCAATTGCCATGCTTCACGCAATGGAAAAATGAAACCGCGCTACAGGACGGATATGTCACAGGGCTCGAGCCGGGTACCAACTTTCCCAATCCTCGTAGCTTTGAAGAAGCTGAGGAGCGCGTTGTTAAATTACCGGGTGGCGGGTCTCATCAAATGGAACTTGGGATGACAGTCCATCCGGATGCGACATCGGTTCGTCAAGCCGAGGCCGCAGTCGCCAAGATTCAAGCAGGACGTCAGCCCAAGTTATACGAGGCACCGCAGCAGGGCTGGTGTGATATGTCCTAG